In one Oryza glaberrima chromosome 2, OglaRS2, whole genome shotgun sequence genomic region, the following are encoded:
- the LOC127763738 gene encoding peroxisomal nicotinamide adenine dinucleotide carrier-like, giving the protein MSSAAVNGLAGAGGGIIAQIITYPLQTVNTRQQTERSAKKKKANGAAIANTSTLFQMLQLFQTEGWGGLYSGLKPSLIGTAASQGIYYYFYQILKNKVGDLAVARGKKGLGDGTVGMFSWLGIAAVAGSINVLLTNPIWVLVTRMQTHTQAEKKIMESKKELLLKDVARANSIEVSILKDRLYKLDSEKPRPYGTIQAVREVYCESGIRGFWKGLIPTLIMVCNPSIQFMIYETLAKRLRSKRSGKELPKKNLTAMEVFLLGAIAKLGATVVTYPLLVVKSRLQAKQEIGRNVMSRYTGTIDAIIKMIRYEGLHGFYKGMGTKIVQSVFAASVLFMVKEELVKFVVMLIARSRTVLGPSSKRR; this is encoded by the exons ATGTCAAGTGCCGCAGTGAATGGATTGGCTGGTGCCGGTGGTGGCATCATCGCCCAGATCATCACCTACCCCCTCCAGACT GTGAACACCCGGCAGCAGACAGAGAGGTcagcaaaaaagaagaaggctAATGGCGCAGCCATCGCCAATACTTCCACCCTCTTCCAGATGCTCCAG CTGTTCCAAACGGAAGGATGGGGAGGGCTGTATAGCGGCCTCAAACCCTCTCTTATTGGCACTGCTGCTTCACAG GGAATCTATTACTACTTTTACCAGATTCTCAAAAACAAGGTGGGAGATCTAGCAGTTGCTCGCGGTAAGAAGGGTCTAGGGGATGGTACTGTTGGGATGTTCTCCTGGCTTGGTATTGCAGCTGTTGCTGG GTCAATCAATGTTCTTCTTACCAATCCAATATGGGTTCTCGTGACTCGTATGCAG ACACATACGCAAGCAGAAAAGAAGATCATGGAGTCTAAAAAGGAGCTTTTGCTGAAGGATGTTGCTAGGGCCAATTCAATAGAGGTCTCAATTCTTAAGGATAGGTTGTATAAACTTGATTCTGAAAAGCCTCGTCCATATGGGACAATTCAAGCG GTCCGGGAGGTCTACTGTGAATCAGGCATAAGAGGATTCTGGAAAGGACTTATTCCGACACTAATTATG GTATGTAATCCATCAATACAATTTATGATCTATGAAACATTGGCAAAGCGTCTCCGGTCAAAGAGATCTGGAAAGGAACTCCCAAAAAAGAACCTTACTGCTATGGAG GTATTCTTATTAGGTGCAATAGCAAAGCTCGGAGCTACTGTTGTGACATACCCATTGCTAGTGGTTAAG TCTAGGTTGCAAGCAAAACAAGAAATTGGCAGGAATGTAATGTCAAGATACACAG GTACGATTGACGCAATCATAAAGATGATCCGGTACGAAGGATTGCACGGGTTTTACAAAGGAATGGGTACGAAGATTGTACAGAGCGTCTTTGCCGCCTCAGTTCTTTTTATGGTAAAAGAAGAGTTGGTAAAATTCGTagttatgttaattgctaggAGTAGGACTGTGCTCGGTCCTAGCTCTAAGAGACGATAG
- the LOC127761793 gene encoding SKP1-like protein 1A, with the protein MAGKAAATTATTANNDSGSGGGGGGGGYIRTVTLRGFDGIRVRVSAGTMAAASATARARLDEAIRRTPRHAAVPDDVLINVPGVARPVLARVADYCDRHYGGGGEGGEFAAPEGYGFDDPLARFDDELMDGADVGTVVDLLRAATFLRVERLADLASREVAACMRGRTVEGIRQVFGIANDYTDEEEQDVRKENSWAFDAYND; encoded by the coding sequence ATGGCCGGcaaagcggcggcgacgacggcgacgactgctAATAacgacagcggcagcggcggtggcggcggcggcggcggatacaTCAGAACGGTGACGCTGCGCGGGTTCGACGGCATCCGCGTCCGCGTCTCGGCggggacgatggcggcggcgtcggcgacggcgagggccaGGCTCGACGAGGCGATCCGGcggacgccgcgccacgccgccgtccccgacgACGTCCTCATCAACGTCCCGGGCGTCGCCCGCCCCGTGCTCGCCCGCGTCGCCGACTACTGCGACCGccactacggcggcggcggcgagggcggcgagttCGCGGCGCCGGAGGGGTACGGGTTCGACGACCCGCTGGCGCGGTTCGACGACGAGCTGATGGACGGCGCCGACGTGGGCACGGTGGTggacctcctccgcgccgccacgtTCCTGCGGGTGGAGCGGCTGGCCGACCTGGCGAGCCGCGAGGTGGCGGCGTGCATGCGCGGCAGGACGGTGGAGGGGATCCGCCAGGTGTTCGGCATCGCCAACGACTACACCGACGAGGAAGAACAGGATGTCCGCAAGGAGAATTCTTGGGCCTTCGACGCCTACAACGATTGA